In the Paenibacillus pabuli genome, one interval contains:
- a CDS encoding helix-turn-helix domain-containing protein, with protein sequence MDEVNESKQMVLQMGGALKKYRKEKNMSLDDLAELTGVSKLTLGNIERGETNPTLAIIWKISKGISLPLLALFTSEKPVSLYRAGEGLRFSNDQKNWIIEPIFKNASNDIEMCRAYLQPNSSYHPEGHHVNTTEIATVMTGSIEIQVNGEIYTLNQYDTISFRADCPHSYTNHTESETVLHISLKYGF encoded by the coding sequence CAAAACAAATGGTATTACAAATGGGCGGTGCCTTGAAAAAGTACAGAAAAGAAAAAAATATGAGCTTAGACGACTTAGCGGAATTAACGGGCGTAAGCAAACTTACTCTGGGGAATATCGAACGTGGAGAAACAAATCCAACGTTGGCGATTATATGGAAAATTTCAAAAGGCATATCTTTACCGCTATTGGCTTTGTTCACATCAGAGAAACCTGTTAGTTTGTATCGAGCAGGCGAGGGACTGCGATTTTCTAATGATCAAAAAAATTGGATCATTGAACCCATTTTTAAAAACGCAAGCAACGATATTGAAATGTGTCGGGCTTACTTACAGCCAAATAGCTCGTATCACCCCGAAGGTCATCATGTGAATACTACTGAAATTGCGACAGTAATGACTGGCTCCATTGAAATTCAAGTCAATGGAGAGATTTACACATTGAATCAATATGATACGATCAGTTTTCGTGCAGATTGTCCTCACTCTTATACCAACCATACAGAAAGCGAAACAGTGCTCCATATATCCTTAAAATATGGTTTCTAA
- a CDS encoding CynX/NimT family MFS transporter has product MPNKQNKKFVPTSIGLIILGIIVIAANLRTPLTSVGPLVSLIRDDVHISNTLAGLITTVPLLAFALLSPLVPKLGRRYGVERIILLALIFLTVGIVIRSLSGAVNLFIGTAVLGFAIAVCNVLLPSIIKRDFPNKIGSMTGVYSISMNLCGAIASGISVPLAMNAGLKWQGALGIWGILSFVSILCWLPQLRNQTKQKAMTSQQMVSNDVNVWRSPLAWQVTLFMGIQSMVFYVLIAWLPEILKQQGIESNQSGWYLSIMQLAMLPFTFVVPVIAGRMSSQRLLVVITTILLLTGTLGLLYGSSNIILLWIIILGIGGGFAFSLAMMFFGLRTENAHQAAELSGMAQSIGYLLAAIGPALIGYLHDVTNSWNLPLFILLGASVLLFLVGIGAASNRFVGSRNSYELPRKGR; this is encoded by the coding sequence ATGCCGAACAAACAAAATAAAAAATTCGTGCCAACCTCTATAGGGCTGATCATTCTCGGCATTATTGTTATTGCAGCTAATTTACGAACTCCCTTAACCTCAGTTGGTCCTTTAGTGAGTCTTATAAGGGATGACGTTCATATTTCAAATACATTAGCAGGCCTGATCACAACGGTACCCTTGCTTGCCTTTGCTTTATTATCGCCTTTAGTACCAAAATTAGGACGACGATATGGGGTTGAGCGTATCATTTTGCTTGCCCTAATCTTTCTGACTGTTGGTATTGTAATACGATCTTTATCTGGGGCAGTTAATCTGTTTATTGGGACAGCAGTTCTTGGATTCGCAATTGCCGTTTGTAATGTATTATTGCCCAGTATAATTAAACGGGATTTCCCAAATAAAATTGGCTCCATGACAGGAGTTTACTCCATTTCAATGAATTTATGTGGAGCAATCGCATCGGGAATCAGTGTACCGCTAGCCATGAACGCAGGGCTAAAATGGCAGGGAGCATTGGGAATATGGGGGATTCTAAGCTTTGTATCGATCCTCTGTTGGTTACCCCAATTAAGAAATCAAACGAAACAAAAAGCCATGACGAGTCAACAGATGGTCAGCAACGATGTGAATGTTTGGCGATCCCCGCTTGCCTGGCAAGTAACTTTGTTTATGGGTATACAGTCCATGGTTTTCTATGTGTTGATCGCATGGTTGCCTGAAATTTTAAAGCAGCAAGGAATTGAGTCCAACCAATCTGGATGGTACCTCTCGATCATGCAGTTAGCTATGCTTCCATTTACCTTTGTTGTCCCCGTTATTGCTGGGCGAATGTCTAGCCAACGTTTGTTAGTGGTCATCACAACCATTTTGCTTTTGACGGGAACGCTAGGACTTCTTTACGGAAGCTCCAATATCATTCTGTTGTGGATCATCATACTCGGAATTGGTGGAGGTTTCGCCTTTAGTTTGGCCATGATGTTTTTCGGGTTACGTACTGAAAATGCGCACCAAGCAGCGGAACTGTCTGGCATGGCGCAATCAATTGGATATCTTCTTGCCGCAATCGGTCCTGCGCTTATAGGATATCTGCATGATGTGACAAATAGTTGGAACCTGCCACTTTTCATTCTGCTTGGCGCATCGGTCTTACTCTTTTTAGTCGGTATAGGAGCAGCAAGCAACCGTTTTGTAGGTAGCCGAAATAGTTACGAACTGCCACGGAAAGGACGATAA
- a CDS encoding DJ-1/PfpI family protein, with product MKKILSLFTSLTLVLCLLSTAASAESNKNPDPSKGKSVHVQIVLFDGFDLLDALAPYEVFAAAGMYTGGKVTVELVSVEGKRSVPSGLNGPALDAQDVLDPDRSGIIVVPGASGKPAGNTADAIPNILRQAKDSGLTTMMKQAMYNKDVTVATVCGGSLLLAMDGLLKDRYAVTNQIGMGALVDLGAIPVDARIVEDGPRLVTGGGVTSGLDVALYLVEREVGPQIAIVIEKLFEYERRGTVWQANGIPPINFETSQETAKKEQPSAPEKKVEK from the coding sequence ATGAAAAAAATACTTAGCTTATTCACGTCGCTAACGCTCGTTCTATGTCTATTATCCACCGCAGCAAGCGCAGAATCAAACAAGAATCCAGATCCATCCAAGGGTAAAAGCGTGCATGTACAAATCGTATTATTCGATGGGTTTGATCTGCTGGACGCATTAGCGCCATATGAAGTATTTGCTGCTGCCGGAATGTACACTGGTGGAAAAGTTACTGTAGAATTAGTATCTGTAGAAGGTAAGCGTTCGGTGCCGAGCGGGCTGAATGGACCTGCCCTCGATGCGCAAGATGTGTTAGACCCTGATCGTTCCGGAATTATTGTTGTTCCTGGCGCTTCGGGGAAGCCAGCGGGGAACACCGCAGATGCTATTCCCAACATATTAAGGCAGGCTAAGGATTCGGGATTAACAACGATGATGAAACAAGCTATGTATAATAAGGACGTTACGGTGGCTACCGTGTGTGGAGGTTCATTGCTGCTGGCTATGGATGGATTGTTGAAAGACAGATATGCAGTCACCAATCAGATAGGTATGGGTGCGTTAGTGGATCTCGGTGCAATTCCGGTCGACGCAAGAATCGTGGAAGATGGCCCTCGTTTGGTAACTGGCGGAGGTGTTACTTCCGGACTTGATGTGGCCTTGTATTTGGTTGAGCGTGAAGTCGGACCACAGATTGCGATTGTCATCGAGAAGTTATTCGAGTACGAGCGTAGAGGAACGGTGTGGCAAGCAAACGGCATACCGCCGATTAACTTTGAGACGAGCCAGGAAACGGCTAAAAAAGAGCAACCGTCTGCACCGGAGAAAAAAGTCGAGAAGTGA
- a CDS encoding DUF2306 domain-containing protein codes for MKKRKSLYLLLACVSILLILHALVKNYWIDPGASGFLSHKTGLKRELNLTVWLNVMYVHVAFACVTMASGLLNFSNRIFERNRRLHRINGYVYIISVLLVVLTSGYMAPYATGGKISSMGFNLLNMIWLVITITALLQIKRKRIIRHRNWMIRSYAFCFTNMLIHLITSLFHQGFGYVYPTSYTIGVYGSIALLLVIPEIIIRTNRKEWVSG; via the coding sequence ATGAAGAAACGAAAATCGTTATATCTATTGCTGGCCTGTGTCAGCATTCTATTAATACTACACGCCTTGGTGAAAAACTATTGGATCGATCCAGGTGCTTCGGGATTTTTAAGCCATAAGACCGGGCTGAAGCGTGAACTCAATCTCACGGTTTGGCTTAATGTCATGTACGTTCATGTTGCATTCGCATGTGTGACCATGGCATCGGGACTGCTTAACTTTTCGAATCGAATATTTGAAAGAAACCGCAGGCTGCATCGCATTAACGGCTATGTATATATCATATCCGTTCTGCTGGTTGTGCTAACTTCCGGATATATGGCCCCCTACGCGACAGGCGGCAAAATAAGCAGTATGGGATTCAATCTGCTGAATATGATCTGGCTGGTTATCACCATTACGGCGCTCCTTCAAATCAAGAGGAAAAGGATTATTCGACATCGCAACTGGATGATTCGAAGTTACGCCTTTTGCTTCACTAACATGTTGATCCATCTCATTACTTCCCTTTTTCATCAAGGATTCGGGTACGTTTACCCTACTAGCTACACCATCGGCGTTTACGGCTCTATTGCGCTACTACTAGTTATTCCTGAAATCATCATCAGAACAAATCGAAAGGAATGGGTATCAGGATGA
- a CDS encoding universal stress protein has product MFDKIMVAIDKAEITNKLLDATVEIAQNKQTQVTLVNVSQDYVSNGMTFVPDNFLEDILNEMEKASLEQLQQAKSKLKSAGINPETVHLKGDPAHEILNYAKDTEQQLIIIGSRGLRGIKEMMLGSVSHKVSQLSNCPVLIVH; this is encoded by the coding sequence ATGTTTGACAAAATTATGGTGGCTATTGATAAAGCTGAAATAACGAACAAACTCCTTGATGCAACCGTTGAAATAGCCCAAAATAAACAAACTCAAGTTACCTTGGTTAATGTTAGCCAAGATTATGTGTCGAACGGCATGACATTTGTACCAGATAATTTTTTGGAAGACATACTGAACGAAATGGAGAAAGCGAGTCTGGAACAGCTGCAACAAGCCAAATCTAAATTAAAGTCTGCGGGGATTAACCCGGAAACTGTTCATCTTAAGGGAGATCCTGCACATGAAATATTAAATTATGCAAAGGATACCGAGCAGCAACTTATTATTATCGGAAGCCGTGGGCTAAGGGGCATAAAAGAAATGATGCTTGGAAGTGTCAGCCACAAGGTTTCACAGCTTTCAAATTGCCCAGTCCTCATTGTGCATTAA
- a CDS encoding DJ-1/PfpI family protein, with amino-acid sequence MLNIQIVLFDGFDLLDAIEPYEVFYAAAMNAKNALNVELVTAEGPRSVPSGINGLRIEASGRLDPERAGIILVPGASGDVEGDGPDSVPAILSRAMDTELTGMIEQALQHKEKIVATVCGGSLVLAMGGLLEGRPAVTNHLGMDLLGATGAVPISARVVDDGNLVTGGGVTSGLDVALYLVERELGPRIAHAVEQLFEYERRGTVWKDIGITPSVNKPLTSEETNTVVNQTAMTPTPRTVHSNSVQATVFDGDWDTALATPVGKLEVLLSISTRHGMIHGTATQGDETIEFMNPVLQDDKLGWSIRITKPMRLNLKFEVVVNGNHMVGIAKAGLLPASKLTGNRIS; translated from the coding sequence ATGCTTAACATTCAAATCGTGTTGTTTGACGGCTTCGACCTGTTGGATGCGATAGAGCCTTACGAGGTCTTCTATGCTGCCGCCATGAATGCTAAAAATGCGTTAAACGTAGAGCTGGTCACCGCCGAAGGACCAAGATCCGTGCCTAGCGGGATCAACGGGTTAAGGATTGAAGCGAGTGGCAGATTGGACCCGGAACGAGCGGGCATCATTCTCGTACCTGGCGCGTCCGGCGACGTCGAAGGAGATGGGCCTGATTCGGTTCCGGCTATTCTGAGCCGGGCCATGGATACCGAATTGACCGGCATGATCGAGCAGGCTCTCCAGCACAAAGAGAAGATAGTCGCTACAGTCTGTGGCGGTTCTCTGGTGCTTGCCATGGGAGGCCTCTTGGAAGGCAGACCTGCGGTAACGAACCATCTGGGCATGGACTTACTTGGTGCAACTGGAGCAGTTCCCATCTCGGCTCGCGTTGTGGACGACGGCAATCTGGTTACCGGCGGCGGCGTAACTTCAGGACTCGATGTAGCGCTGTATCTGGTGGAACGTGAACTTGGGCCTCGTATCGCTCACGCGGTAGAGCAGTTATTCGAATACGAACGAAGAGGCACGGTTTGGAAGGATATCGGGATAACACCAAGCGTTAATAAACCATTGACGAGCGAAGAGACAAACACCGTGGTGAACCAAACAGCGATGACCCCCACGCCCCGCACCGTGCACAGCAATAGCGTACAAGCAACGGTCTTCGACGGAGATTGGGATACCGCCCTCGCTACGCCCGTTGGAAAGCTGGAGGTCTTGCTCTCGATATCGACAAGACACGGTATGATCCATGGCACGGCGACGCAAGGAGATGAAACCATCGAGTTTATGAACCCGGTGCTCCAAGATGACAAGCTGGGCTGGTCAATTCGAATCACAAAACCCATGCGTTTGAATCTCAAATTTGAAGTTGTTGTCAATGGAAATCACATGGTTGGTATAGCTAAAGCCGGCCTCCTACCAGCATCCAAATTAACAGGAAATCGAATTTCCTAG